In Mangifera indica cultivar Alphonso chromosome 1, CATAS_Mindica_2.1, whole genome shotgun sequence, a single genomic region encodes these proteins:
- the LOC123222987 gene encoding protein SODIUM POTASSIUM ROOT DEFECTIVE 1-like, whose protein sequence is MKGIDIFCVSQASTAICLSMDQASSSSPSSSILLGGRAIDRHNPIIGDGRRFPKGLPTAPCVSDPPPINPKPYHQLQKTRKTSSNKSSSSGDQTKKHSSDQKKKTSSKSSDVTKKTNTSKASDTADCKNKGFDEIIDVKQKGCVKSLGDLITPPGSSRYLLSDANFFDGVSDYDPVLALAPVEPRKKPLQTVKQDVESTASKLSSSFSSSSSRSEKPSSNQVVVLRVSLHCKGCAGKVRKHLSRMEGVTSFNIDFAAKKVTIVGDITPLSVLASVSKVKNAQFWPAAPPPDSAASAVSSANNQEIKK, encoded by the exons ATGAAAGGAATAGACATCTTCTGTGTATCTCAAGCTTCAACTGCCATTTGTTTAAGCATGGATcaagcttcttcttcctcccCCTCCTCCTCCATTCTCCTCGGCGGCCGTGCCATTGACCGCCATAACCCCATCATCGGAGACGGAAGAAGATTCCCCAAAGGTCTCCCCACCGCCCCTTGTGTTTCTGACCCGCCGCCTATCAATCCCAAACCTTACCACCAACTTCAAAAGACGAGAAAAACTTCTTCCAATAAGTCATCATCATCAGGTGATCAAACCAAGAAACACTCAAGCGatcaaaagaaaaagacttCATCCAAATCATCCGATGTCACTAAGAAGACCAACACTTCCAAGGCCAGTGATACTGCAGATTGCAAGAACAAAGGTTTCGATGAGATTATCGACGTCAAACAGAAGGGATGTGTTAAGTCACTGGGTGATCTAATCACTCCACCTGGCTCGTCTAGATATCTCTTGAGTGACGCTAATTTCTTTGATGGGGTATCGGATTATGACCCAGTTTTGGCATTGGCTCCAGTTGAACCCAGAAAAAAGCCTCTGCAGACTGTTAAACAAGATGTTGAATCCACTGCTTCCAAActctcctcctccttctcctcctcctcatcTCGCTCTGAAAAGCCTTCTTCAAACCAG GTCGTAGTTTTGAGAGTGTCATTGCATTGCAAAGGCTGTGCAGGAAAAGTAAGGAAACATCTATCCAGAATGGAAG GCGTCACATCGTTCAACATAGATTTTGCGGCCAAGAAGGTGACGATTGTTGGAGATATAACCCCCTTAAGTGTCTTAGCCAGCGTCTCAAAAGTGAAGAATGCGCAATTCTGGCCAGCTGCACCACCCCCAGATTCGGCTGCATCTGCAGTTTCTTCCGCTAATAATC
- the LOC123222981 gene encoding UDP-glucuronic acid decarboxylase 1-like: protein MKLHKQSSLIHKRENEIGSGQNSYIPRNPKQPKNLPRSINYLLKEQRLLFILVGILIGSTFFIFQPTLSRLSSHETSHPFSTLITRHTHHYPANFAAKIGRVPVEIGHRRLRIVVTGGAGFVGSHLVDKLMNRGDEVIVIDNFFTGRKENLVHHLGNPRFELIRHDVVEPILLEVDQIYHLACPASPVHYKYNPVKTIKTNVMGTLNMLGLAKRVGARFLLTSTSEVYGDPLEHPQKETYWGNVNPIGVRSCYDEGKRTAETLAMDYHRGAGVEVRISRIFNTYGPRMCLDDGRVVSNFVSQAIRKQPMTVYGDGKQTRSFQYVSDLVDGLVALMESEHVGPFNMGNPGEFTMLELAEVVTEIIDPSATIEFKPNTADDPSKRKPDISKAKELLNWEPKISLRQGLPRMVSDFRNRILNEDEGKGMK, encoded by the exons ATGAAGCTCCACAAGCAATCGAGCTTAATAcacaagagagaaaatgagatcgGCTCCGGCCAAAACTCTTACATACCAAGAAATCCAAAGCAACCCAAAAATCTCCCCAGATCCATCAACTACCTCCTCAAAGAACAGCGCCTCTTATTCATCCTCGTTGGAATTTTGATCGGCTCCACATTCTTCATTTTCCAGCCCACTCTGTCACGTTTATCCTCGCACGAAACCTCCCATCCTTTCTCCACTTTGATAACTCGCCACACCCATCATTACCCCGCGAATTTTGCCGCCAAAATTGGGAGAGTTCCGGTGGAAATCGGACATCGGAGATTAAGGATTGTCGTGACTGGTGGGGCCGGATTCGTTGGGAGTCATTTGGTGGATAAGTTGATGAATAGAGGGGATGAGGTGATTGTGATAGATAATTTTTTCACTGGGAGGAAGGAGAATTTGGTTCACCATCTTGGGAACCCGAGGTTCGAGCTTATTCGACACGACGTCGTTGAGCCGATATTACTCGAAGTTGATCAGATCTATCACTTGGCTTGCCCCGCCTCACCGGTTCATTACAAGTACAATCCTGTCAAGACTATT AAGACGAATGTGATGGGTACTCTTAATATGTTGGGACTTGCAAAGAGAGTTGGAGCCAGGTTTCTGCTCACGAGCACAAGTGAGGTTTATGGTGACCCACTTGAGCATCCACAAAAGGAGACTTATTGGGGAAATGTGAATCCAATTG GTGTGAGGAGCTGCTATGATGAAGGAAAGCGAACGGCCGAAACGTTAGCAATGGATTATCATCGAGGTGCAGGTGTTGAG GTGCGTATTTCTCGAATATTTAACACATATGGGCCTCGCATGTGTCTAGATGATGGGCGTGTTGTCAGCAACTTTGTCTCTCAG GCCATCCGCAAACAACCTATGACTGTTTATGGTGATGGGAAACAGACACGGAGCTTCCAATATGTGTCTGACTTG GTGGATGGACTGGTGGCATTAATGGAAAGTGAGCATGTGGGTCCTTTCAACATGGGTAACCCTGGAGAATTCACCATGTTAGAGCTTGCCGAG GTGGTCACAGAGATAATTGATCCAAGTGCGACAATAGAATTCAAGCCAAACACAGCTGATGACCCTTCTAAGAGGAAGCCAGATATTAGTAAAGCTAAGGAGTTACTTAACTGGGAGCCAAAAATCTCTCTGAGACAGGGGTTACCTCGGATGGTAAGTGATTTTAGGAATCGCATTTTGAATGAAGATGAGGGGAAAGGGATGAAGTAA
- the LOC123214157 gene encoding exocyst complex component EXO70H1-like, with amino-acid sequence MPRKGMRSICFNPKTTSLLSIPRQPRPTPALLTNRPSFSESTMEKIIESATEMITKWDPDSSTYARVTSLFYEDKREAMQFLKCVNGLQKAMHLLVSEDSASEKLIQAQNLMQIAMKRLQKEFYQILSMNRAHLDPESVSTRSSRSTRSSISDYEDDGEDDVRVAGDSITEVEEESSIAMADLKSIADCMISAGYAKECISIYKIIRKSIIDEGIYRLGVERFSNSQINKMDWEALDIKIKNWLDAVKIAMRTLFNGERILCDHVFASSDSIKESCFGDISKEGALILFSFPELVAKTKKSPPEKMFRVLGMYTAIAENWPEIESIFSHESISTVRLQALNSLVKLNESVRGMISDFESSIQKDSSKFLAPGGGIHPLTVQAMNYLSLLADYSNVLTDILADWPPPAKSSLPESYFDSPDSTDGPAPSITLHVTWLILVLLCKLDTKAKLYKDVSLSYLFLANNLQHVVSKVRTSNLQYLLGDEWINRHEAKVRQFAANYERVAWDQVVKSLPANPTAAIAPDQAKDYFTKFQSSFEQVCKQQRSCIVPDSKLRDYIKLSIERKLVAKYRELYDKHRLTVEGENNAGMVVGFSPGDVGNYLSELFFGKIEASGSGSRSSSSHRRHLRLKA; translated from the coding sequence ATGCCGAGAAAGGGAATGAGAAGCATCTGCTTTAACCCCAAAACGACGTCGTTGCTGTCCATCCCTCGTCAACCAAGACCTACTCCGGCTCTGTTAACAAATCGTCCCAGCTTTTCTGAATCAACAATGGAGAAAATCATTGAATCGGCGACGGAAATGATCACCAAATGGGATCCCGACTCATCGACGTATGCTAGAGTGACTTCTCTCTTTTACGAGGATAAGAGAGAAGCCATGCAGTTCTTGAAGTGCGTTAATGGTCTACAGAAAGCTATGCATTTGCTAGTTTCAGAAGATTCGGCTTCTGAAAAACTAATCCAAGCTCAAAATTTGATGCAAATTGCGATGAAGAGACTGCAAAAAGAGTTTTACCAAATACTCTCCATGAATCGGGCGCACTTGGATCCGGAATCAGTCTCCACAAGATCATCAAGATCTACCAGATCGAGCATCTCAGATTACGAAGACGACGGAGAGGATGATGTTCGAGTAGCAGGCGATTCCATCACGGAAGTAGAAGAAGAATCTTCAATCGCCATGGCGGATTTGAAATCCATAGCCGATTGCATGATTTCCGCAGGCTATGCTAAAGAATGTATAAGCATTTACAAAATCATACGCAAATCAATTATCGATGAAGGTATCTATCGTCTTGGTGTGGAACGGTTCAGCAATTCTCAAATCAACAAAATGGACTGGGAAGCTCTTGATATTAAAATCAAGAACTGGTTAGACGCCGTGAAGATCGCCATGAGAACACTCTTCAACGGAGAAAGAATCCTCTGCGATCACGTCTTCGCTTCCTCAGACTCCATTAAAGAGTCTTGCTTTGGCGATATCTCCAAAGAAGGGGCTTTAATTCTGTTTAGCTTCCCAGAGCTCGTCGCTAAGACGAAGAAATCGCCTCCGGAGAAAATGTTTCGTGTGCTTGGGATGTACACAGCCATAGCTGAAAACTGGCCGGAGATTGAATCAATCTTCTCCCACGAATCAATCTCCACCGTCCGATTACAGGCTCTCAATTCACTCGTTAAACTCAACGAGTCAGTCCGTGGAATGATTTCAGATTTCGAGTCGTCAATACAAAAAGACTCGTCAAAATTCCTCGCCCCCGGCGGCGGAATTCATCCCTTAACCGTCCAAGCAATGAATTATCTTTCCCTCCTCGCCGATTACAGCAACGTTCTAACCGATATTCTCGCCGACTGGCCCCCGCCAGCAAAATCATCCTTGCCGGAATCTTACTTCGACAGTCCAGACTCCACCGACGGACCGGCGCCGTCCATCACTTTACACGTAACGTGGCTCATTCTTGTTCTTCTATGCAAACTTGATACCAAGGCAAAACTTTACAAGGACGTCTCTTTGTCATACCTATTCTTGGCAAACAATCTTCAACACGTCGTATCAAAAGTCCGTACATCGAATTTGCAATACCTCCTGGGCGACGAATGGATTAATCGGCACGAAGCGAAAGTGAGACAGTTTGCCGCCAACTACGAGCGGGTAGCATGGGACCAAGTTGTCAAATCATTACCGGCGAATCCGACGGCCGCGATTGCACCGGATCAAGCGAAAGATTATTTTACGAAATTTCAGTCCAGTTTTGAGCAAGTGTGCAAGCAACAGAGATCGTGTATCGTGCCGGACTCGAAATTGCGGGACTATATTAAGTTGTCTATCGAGAGAAAGCTGGTGGCGAAATATCGGGAGTTGTATGATAAGCATAGATTAACAGTGGAAGGAGAAAATAATGCCGGGATGGTGGTGGGATTTTCGCCGGGAGACGTCGGAAATTACTTGTCAGAGCTGTTCTTTGGAAAGATTGAAGCTTCTGGTTCTGGAAGTCGGAGTTCGTCCTCTCATCGGCGGCATTTGCGGTTGAAAGCTTAG